Proteins encoded together in one Wolbachia endosymbiont of Menacanthus eurysternus window:
- a CDS encoding F0F1 ATP synthase subunit C, which produces MDLAALKFIAIGLSVLGMLGAGLGVANIFSTMLNGLARNPESDDKMKKYVYTGAALVEAMGLFAFLLALLLIFVV; this is translated from the coding sequence ATGGACTTAGCAGCTTTAAAATTTATAGCAATTGGCTTAAGTGTGCTTGGGATGCTAGGAGCAGGTCTTGGTGTAGCTAATATATTCTCTACTATGTTAAATGGACTTGCAAGAAATCCAGAATCAGATGATAAAATGAAAAAATATGTTTATACTGGAGCAGCTTTGGTAGAGGCAATGGGATTGTTTGCATTTCTACTAGCGTTGTTATTAATATTTGTTGTCTAG
- a CDS encoding F0F1 ATP synthase subunit A, whose amino-acid sequence MILNPLEQFKIYTLIELPKLLGYNINFTNSSLFMMISILSSVFFLLFGIKKKSVILEEYLQAAVEYLYDFIISIIENNVGSKGLKHISLIFTIFVFILSCNLIGIFPYSFSVTSHIIVTFTLSIIVFVYITIIGFKEKGTKFLCTILLPEHTPLWLAPMMILIKLFAYLARPISLSIRLTANMIAGHTIIKVIAGFIMNIHIVLTPIPFLFIITLIGFEIFIAILQAYIFTSLTCVYLSDAVK is encoded by the coding sequence ATGATATTAAATCCATTAGAACAATTCAAAATATATACATTGATAGAACTACCAAAACTACTAGGATACAATATAAATTTCACTAACTCATCTCTTTTTATGATGATTTCAATATTATCATCTGTGTTTTTTTTATTATTTGGAATAAAGAAAAAATCAGTAATACTGGAAGAGTATTTACAGGCTGCAGTTGAATACTTATATGACTTTATTATTTCAATAATAGAAAATAATGTTGGAAGCAAAGGCTTAAAACACATTTCCTTAATATTTACAATATTTGTTTTTATTTTATCATGTAACTTAATAGGAATTTTCCCTTATAGTTTTTCAGTTACAAGTCATATAATAGTTACTTTTACTCTATCAATAATAGTCTTTGTTTATATAACAATTATTGGATTTAAAGAAAAGGGAACGAAATTTTTGTGTACAATATTATTACCAGAGCACACTCCATTATGGCTTGCACCTATGATGATTCTTATTAAGTTATTTGCCTATCTAGCAAGACCTATAAGTTTATCGATAAGACTTACAGCAAATATGATCGCTGGTCACACAATCATTAAAGTGATAGCTGGATTTATTATGAATATACATATAGTTTTAACGCCTATACCGTTTCTATTTATAATCACTCTAATAGGATTTGAAATATTTATTGCAATCCTACAGGCTTACATATTTACTTCTCTAACATGTGTATACTTATCGGATGCAGTAAAATGA